Proteins encoded together in one Nyctibius grandis isolate bNycGra1 chromosome 1, bNycGra1.pri, whole genome shotgun sequence window:
- the KLHDC3 gene encoding kelch domain-containing protein 3 isoform X2 yields the protein MLRWAVHLEGGPRRVNHAAVAVGHKVYSFGGYCSGEDYETLRQIDVHVFNAVSLRWIKLPPVWTNSRDHVREVPYMRYGHSAVLIDDTVYIWGGRNDTEGACNVLYAFDVNTHKWFTPKVSGMVPGARDGHSACVLAKSMFIFGGYEQQADCFSNDIHKLDTTNMMWTLISAKGTPARWRDFHSATIIGTKMYVFGGRADRFGPFHSNNEIYCNRIKVFDTETNSWLDSPPTPVLPEGRRSHSAFSLSWRKIEPKGKGPCPRRRQCCCRVGDKIILFGGTSPSPEEGMGDEYDLMDHSDLYILDFSPSLKTLCKLAVIQYSLDQSCLPHDIRWELSAMTTNSTISRPIVSSQG from the exons ATGCTACGGTGGGCAGTGCACTTGGAAGGTGGGCCGCGGAGGGTGAACCACGCAGCTGTGGCCGTCGGGCACAAGGTCTATTCCTTTGGCGGATATTGTTCTGGAGAAGACTATGAGACTTTGCGGCAGATTGACGTCCATGTTTTTAATGCAG TGTCTCTGCGCTGGATCAAGCTGCCTCCAGTGTGGACAAACAGCCGAGACCACGTGAGAGAGGTGCCCTACATGAGGTATGGGCACTCAGCAGTGCTCATAGATGACACTGTCTACATATGGGGTGGTCGCAACGACACTGAGGGAGCCTGCAACGTGCTCTATGCCTTTGATGTCA aCACGCACAAGTGGTTCACGCCAAAGGTCTCTGGAATGGTCCCAGGAGCGAGAGATGGGCACTCAGCTTGTGTCCTGGCAAAGAGCATGTTTATCTTCGGAGGCTACGAACAGCAG GCTGACTGCTTTTCAAACGATATCCATAAATTGGACACCACAAACATGATGTGGACCTTAATCTCTGCCAAG GGAACACCAGCTCGCTGGAGAGACTTCCATTCAGCTACCATCATTGGAACAAAGATGTACGTATTTGGTGGCAGAGCTGATCGTTTTGGGCCATTTCACTCCAACAATGAGATCTACTGTAACCGCATTAAAGTATTTGATACAGAAACAAACTCCTGGCTGGACTCCCCTCCAACTCCCGTGCTCCCTGAAGGCCGGCGGAGCCATTCAGCAT TTTCTCTTTCTTGGAGGAAGATTGAGCCCAAGGGGAAAGGCCCGTGTCCTCGACGCcggcagtgctgctgcagagtgGGGGACAAAATCATTCTCTTTGGAGGCACCAG CCCGTCTCCAGAGGAGGGAATGGGTGATGAATATGACCTGATGGATCACTCGGATCTCTACATCCTTGACTTCA GCCCCAGTCTAAAGACGCTGTGCAAGCTAGCGGTGATTCAGTACAGCCTGGACCAGTCCTGCCTTCCCCATGACATCAG ATGGGAGCTCTCGGCGATGACAACAAACAGCACCATCAGCCGCCCCATCGTCTCCTCCCAGGGCTGA
- the KLHDC3 gene encoding kelch domain-containing protein 3 isoform X1: MLRWAVHLEGGPRRVNHAAVAVGHKVYSFGGYCSGEDYETLRQIDVHVFNAVSLRWIKLPPVWTNSRDHVREVPYMRYGHSAVLIDDTVYIWGGRNDTEGACNVLYAFDVNTHKWFTPKVSGMVPGARDGHSACVLAKSMFIFGGYEQQADCFSNDIHKLDTTNMMWTLISAKGTPARWRDFHSATIIGTKMYVFGGRADRFGPFHSNNEIYCNRIKVFDTETNSWLDSPPTPVLPEGRRSHSAFSYNGELYVFGGYNARLNRHFHDLWKFSPVSLSWRKIEPKGKGPCPRRRQCCCRVGDKIILFGGTSPSPEEGMGDEYDLMDHSDLYILDFSPSLKTLCKLAVIQYSLDQSCLPHDIRWELSAMTTNSTISRPIVSSQG; the protein is encoded by the exons ATGCTACGGTGGGCAGTGCACTTGGAAGGTGGGCCGCGGAGGGTGAACCACGCAGCTGTGGCCGTCGGGCACAAGGTCTATTCCTTTGGCGGATATTGTTCTGGAGAAGACTATGAGACTTTGCGGCAGATTGACGTCCATGTTTTTAATGCAG TGTCTCTGCGCTGGATCAAGCTGCCTCCAGTGTGGACAAACAGCCGAGACCACGTGAGAGAGGTGCCCTACATGAGGTATGGGCACTCAGCAGTGCTCATAGATGACACTGTCTACATATGGGGTGGTCGCAACGACACTGAGGGAGCCTGCAACGTGCTCTATGCCTTTGATGTCA aCACGCACAAGTGGTTCACGCCAAAGGTCTCTGGAATGGTCCCAGGAGCGAGAGATGGGCACTCAGCTTGTGTCCTGGCAAAGAGCATGTTTATCTTCGGAGGCTACGAACAGCAG GCTGACTGCTTTTCAAACGATATCCATAAATTGGACACCACAAACATGATGTGGACCTTAATCTCTGCCAAG GGAACACCAGCTCGCTGGAGAGACTTCCATTCAGCTACCATCATTGGAACAAAGATGTACGTATTTGGTGGCAGAGCTGATCGTTTTGGGCCATTTCACTCCAACAATGAGATCTACTGTAACCGCATTAAAGTATTTGATACAGAAACAAACTCCTGGCTGGACTCCCCTCCAACTCCCGTGCTCCCTGAAGGCCGGCGGAGCCATTCAGCAT TCAGCTACAATGGGGAGCTATATGTATTTGGTGGCTACAATGCACGCCTCAACAGACACTTCCACGATCTCTGGAAATTCAGTCCAG TTTCTCTTTCTTGGAGGAAGATTGAGCCCAAGGGGAAAGGCCCGTGTCCTCGACGCcggcagtgctgctgcagagtgGGGGACAAAATCATTCTCTTTGGAGGCACCAG CCCGTCTCCAGAGGAGGGAATGGGTGATGAATATGACCTGATGGATCACTCGGATCTCTACATCCTTGACTTCA GCCCCAGTCTAAAGACGCTGTGCAAGCTAGCGGTGATTCAGTACAGCCTGGACCAGTCCTGCCTTCCCCATGACATCAG ATGGGAGCTCTCGGCGATGACAACAAACAGCACCATCAGCCGCCCCATCGTCTCCTCCCAGGGCTGA
- the KLHDC3 gene encoding kelch domain-containing protein 3 isoform X3: MLRWAVHLEGGPRRVNHAAVAVGHKVYSFGGYCSGEDYETLRQIDVHVFNAVSLRWIKLPPVWTNSRDHVREVPYMRYGHSAVLIDDTVYIWGGRNDTEGACNVLYAFDVNTHKWFTPKVSGMVPGARDGHSACVLAKSMFIFGGYEQQADCFSNDIHKLDTTNMMWTLISAKGTPARWRDFHSATIIGTKMYVFGGRADRFGPFHSNNEIYCNRIKVFDTETNSWLDSPPTPVLPEGRRSHSAFSYNGELYVFGGYNARLNRHFHDLWKFSPVSLSWRKIEPKGKGPCPRRRQCCCRVGDKIILFGGTSPSPEEGMGDEYDLMDHSDLYILDFNGSSRR; this comes from the exons ATGCTACGGTGGGCAGTGCACTTGGAAGGTGGGCCGCGGAGGGTGAACCACGCAGCTGTGGCCGTCGGGCACAAGGTCTATTCCTTTGGCGGATATTGTTCTGGAGAAGACTATGAGACTTTGCGGCAGATTGACGTCCATGTTTTTAATGCAG TGTCTCTGCGCTGGATCAAGCTGCCTCCAGTGTGGACAAACAGCCGAGACCACGTGAGAGAGGTGCCCTACATGAGGTATGGGCACTCAGCAGTGCTCATAGATGACACTGTCTACATATGGGGTGGTCGCAACGACACTGAGGGAGCCTGCAACGTGCTCTATGCCTTTGATGTCA aCACGCACAAGTGGTTCACGCCAAAGGTCTCTGGAATGGTCCCAGGAGCGAGAGATGGGCACTCAGCTTGTGTCCTGGCAAAGAGCATGTTTATCTTCGGAGGCTACGAACAGCAG GCTGACTGCTTTTCAAACGATATCCATAAATTGGACACCACAAACATGATGTGGACCTTAATCTCTGCCAAG GGAACACCAGCTCGCTGGAGAGACTTCCATTCAGCTACCATCATTGGAACAAAGATGTACGTATTTGGTGGCAGAGCTGATCGTTTTGGGCCATTTCACTCCAACAATGAGATCTACTGTAACCGCATTAAAGTATTTGATACAGAAACAAACTCCTGGCTGGACTCCCCTCCAACTCCCGTGCTCCCTGAAGGCCGGCGGAGCCATTCAGCAT TCAGCTACAATGGGGAGCTATATGTATTTGGTGGCTACAATGCACGCCTCAACAGACACTTCCACGATCTCTGGAAATTCAGTCCAG TTTCTCTTTCTTGGAGGAAGATTGAGCCCAAGGGGAAAGGCCCGTGTCCTCGACGCcggcagtgctgctgcagagtgGGGGACAAAATCATTCTCTTTGGAGGCACCAG CCCGTCTCCAGAGGAGGGAATGGGTGATGAATATGACCTGATGGATCACTCGGATCTCTACATCCTTGACTTCA ATGGGAGCTCTCGGCGATGA
- the MEA1 gene encoding male-enhanced antigen 1 — translation MAVARSMGPERVCPEEPGPPEAPDGAAGWSGDEEDEEEEEEEGSGYLYQPLSQEPEQGPGEAGPPAATTDYAEAGPGLQERLQMLRLHLPDPPADSEEEEEEAAATREAAAAQSSRSSIPMDAEHVELVKRTMASVKLPTLGIPAWASQISEDQWKDVVQRTLHARQSLSGPRPEWK, via the exons ATGGCGGTGGCGCGGAGCATGGGGCCGGAGCGGGTGTGTCCCGAGGAGCCGGGGCCGCCGGAGGCCCCCGACGGCGCGGCGGGCTGGAGCGGCGACGAGGaagacgaggaggaggaggaggaggaaggcagcggGTACTTGTACCAGCCGCTGAGCCAGGAGCCGGAGCAGGGCCCCGGCGAGGCGGGCCCCCCCGCCGCCACGACGGACTACGCTGAGGCGGGACCAGGCCTGCAGGAGCGGCTGCAG ATGCTGAGGCTGCACCTGCCCGACCCGCCGGCGGacagcgaggaggaggaggaggaggcggcggcgacGAGGGAAGCCGCCGCGGCTCAGAGCAGCCGCAGCTCCATCCCCATGGATGCAG AGCATGTGGAGCTGGTGAAGAGGACGATGGCCAGCGTGAAGCTTCCCACCCTGGGTATCCCTGCCTGGGCCAGCCAGATCTCGGAGGACCAGTGGAAAGACGTGGTGCAGCGTACGCTGCACGCCCGGCAGAGCCTCAGTGGCCCACGGCCTGAGTGGAAGTGA